A segment of the Bacteriovorax sp. Seq25_V genome:
TTGTACAAGGACAGGGCGATTTTACGCTTGAAAACTTTAAGGCAATTTTTAGTCATGTTAATATGAATAAGGACATGATTATTCCTTATCAATTAAATTTTATGGAAAGACCATTTCATAGACGTTTATTTTCTTCGATCTTTACGAAGATTCTTAATATCAAACACAACCTGAGACTTTATTACTTTAATCATTCTGTCTTAATGAAAACAAATGATGTTAAAGAGATTGAGATTACATCAGACTCGTATGGGTATCAGGCAGAAATTCTTATAAAACTTTTAAAGAAAGAGAAATCTTATCTAGAGGTTGGAGTTCGTGATAATTTTGAACATAAGAAAAAAACAAATGCTTTTAAGTTAGGCAATATTATAGGTGTAATCAAGTTTATCATTTCCATTTAATTCCTTCGCCCAGCATTCAAAAGCTACAAAGTGTGAAATTACGAAAAGTACCGTTATCCTTAAAATCATAAAATCTCCTTGAGAAAAGTGCCTGGGGTCAGTTTCCTGACCCCGGTTAGGTAGGCTGAAGATTAAATATTTAAAGAGATCCGTTTCTCTAAATAAGTTTGAAAAGAGAGTCTCTGGCCTTGAGTTGCTTTTGGCATATTATCCATGAGACATAAAGAGGCCTAATATGTTACCAACTGTTATGCGGTCTTTAAAAAATTGAGAAGAGAAGTTCCCCACTGAGTTTTTTCCTGAACTTCCATAGAAACTTTATTCTCTTCTTGGTAAAGGGCTTCCTCCCAATCCATTTCTAAATTTGGGAGTAAACAATTTGTTAACTTGTTTAGTCCTTTAAGTTGCAACGTGTTTGTCTTTTGACACATCTTCGAGTGATTAAAATCGTTGCTCTTTATAGTGCTAAAATCCCAGTTGCAATTTTCAAATTCTACAGAATTGAAATTGCAATTAACAATGTGCGAG
Coding sequences within it:
- a CDS encoding glycosyltransferase; translation: MIKINDSITIIVPAKNEEDNIERVLLLLAEVSNWWNDFKVIAVDDGSSDQTNQKIAEFQRQNNLSLTLIRNEKSKNLGGAFKQCLPLVDSTYIMVVQGQGDFTLENFKAIFSHVNMNKDMIIPYQLNFMERPFHRRLFSSIFTKILNIKHNLRLYYFNHSVLMKTNDVKEIEITSDSYGYQAEILIKLLKKEKSYLEVGVRDNFEHKKKTNAFKLGNIIGVIKFIISI
- a CDS encoding pentapeptide repeat-containing protein: MTTLTQFLEPVFKAEIDKAQYEVIENEVIKARDLKELTVSGSLFSLTTFTGVTFESCVFFATRLENCIFIDCKFIDCKFEFSHIVNCNFNSVEFENCNWDFSTIKSNDFNHSKMCQKTNTLQLKGLNKLTNCLLPNLEMDWEEALYQEENKVSMEVQEKTQWGTSLLNFLKTA